Proteins encoded together in one Calditrichota bacterium window:
- a CDS encoding phosphoenolpyruvate carboxykinase (GTP) → MTANSAVTSWVDECAKLCKPDKVHWCDGSDAERDMLTKMLLDSGEFTRLNEANWPNCYLYRSDPTDVARTEKVTYICSEKESDCGPTNNYMSPAQAQAEILPRYAGAMKGRTMYVLPYVMGPLGSPYSKVGFQLTDSVYVVLNMFIMARVGDKALKQLGDSKDFVKGMHSIGELKPETRAICHFPERNEIWSFGSGYGGNALLGKKCHALRIASAQAHREGWLAEHMLILGLENPEGKTYYIAAAFPSACGKTNLAMVIPPAALKGWKAWTVGDDIAWMRYGKDGRLYAINPEAGFFGVAPGTSAKTNLNALKTASANSLFTNVAIDENKNVWWEGLSSPPPAKLTDWKGNPWTPDSTEKAAHPNSRFTTPASQCPSISPHWEDPEGVPISAILFGGRRASLVPLVVEGMNWNHGVLLGASMGSETTAAATDNKVGTIRHDPMAMLPFCGYHMGDYFQHWINMGTKVPNPPKIYGVNWFRQDENGKFLWPGFGDNVRVLQWIIDRVEGKAGAAATPLGNMPRMQDLNREGLDCSDDALNTILSVDKTAWKASFAETREYFAKFGDRFPKALNEEMDALEKRLS, encoded by the coding sequence ATGACTGCCAACTCCGCCGTTACATCGTGGGTAGATGAGTGCGCAAAGCTGTGCAAGCCCGACAAAGTCCATTGGTGTGATGGTTCTGACGCCGAGCGTGACATGCTCACAAAGATGCTGCTGGACAGCGGTGAATTCACGCGCTTGAATGAGGCCAATTGGCCCAACTGCTATCTCTATCGTTCCGACCCCACGGATGTCGCCCGTACCGAAAAAGTAACCTATATCTGCTCCGAAAAAGAATCCGACTGCGGCCCCACCAATAACTATATGTCCCCGGCGCAGGCACAGGCGGAAATTCTGCCTCGCTATGCCGGTGCCATGAAGGGCCGCACAATGTACGTGCTTCCCTACGTCATGGGCCCATTGGGAAGTCCCTACAGCAAAGTCGGCTTCCAGCTCACGGATTCCGTTTACGTCGTGCTGAACATGTTCATCATGGCGCGCGTCGGCGACAAGGCTTTGAAACAACTTGGCGACTCCAAGGACTTCGTCAAGGGCATGCATTCGATCGGTGAATTGAAACCCGAGACTCGTGCCATCTGCCATTTCCCCGAAAGAAATGAAATCTGGTCATTCGGGTCAGGTTATGGCGGCAACGCTCTACTTGGCAAGAAGTGCCACGCGCTCCGTATCGCCTCGGCGCAAGCCCACCGTGAAGGCTGGCTGGCCGAACATATGTTGATTCTTGGTTTGGAAAATCCGGAAGGCAAGACTTACTATATTGCGGCCGCTTTCCCCTCCGCGTGTGGCAAGACAAATCTCGCAATGGTGATACCTCCCGCAGCCCTGAAAGGCTGGAAAGCGTGGACCGTCGGCGATGACATTGCTTGGATGCGCTATGGCAAGGACGGCCGCCTGTACGCCATTAATCCCGAAGCCGGTTTCTTCGGCGTGGCGCCTGGCACCTCGGCCAAGACAAACCTGAATGCATTAAAGACAGCTTCCGCCAATTCGCTTTTCACCAACGTCGCCATCGACGAAAACAAGAACGTTTGGTGGGAAGGCCTGTCGTCTCCGCCGCCTGCCAAGTTGACGGATTGGAAAGGCAACCCCTGGACGCCGGACAGCACCGAGAAAGCTGCCCATCCCAATAGCCGATTCACGACCCCAGCGTCACAATGTCCGTCGATTTCGCCGCACTGGGAAGATCCGGAAGGCGTGCCGATTTCGGCGATTCTCTTCGGCGGCCGCCGCGCGAGCTTGGTTCCGCTGGTCGTAGAAGGCATGAATTGGAATCACGGCGTTTTGCTCGGAGCGTCGATGGGTTCTGAAACCACTGCCGCAGCCACGGACAATAAGGTTGGCACGATCCGCCACGATCCGATGGCGATGTTGCCGTTCTGTGGTTACCACATGGGCGATTACTTCCAGCACTGGATCAACATGGGAACGAAGGTTCCGAATCCGCCCAAAATCTACGGCGTCAATTGGTTCCGTCAGGACGAAAACGGCAAGTTCTTGTGGCCCGGTTTCGGCGACAACGTGCGTGTTCTGCAATGGATTATTGATAGGGTGGAGGGTAAGGCGGGCGCAGCCGCAACTCCGCTTGGAAATATGCCCCGCATGCAGGACTTAAACCGCGAAGGATTGGATTGTTCCGACGATGCCTTAAATACGATTCTTAGCGTCGACAAAACGGCGTGGAAGGCCTCATTTGCTGAGACTCGCGAGTATTTCGCCAAGTTTGGCGACCGCTTCCCGAAGGCCTTGAATGAAGAAATGGACGCTCTCGAAAAACGTTTGAGCTAA
- a CDS encoding leucine--tRNA ligase gives MTPPKPISEQAYPFAEVESRWQLWWEENGIYKWGRRVPSGDEKTPPSPPAQRGGGSEGASARLEGSDAPEHFTPPSPPGGPGGNAERPKHYVLVMFSYPSGDKLHMGHWYNFGPTDSYARFKRMQGYDVFEPMGFDSFGLPAENYAIKTGIHPAKSTANNIKVMREQLKKIGAMYDWDYEVVTSSPDYYKWTQWWFLLMYKRGLAYQKDALVNWCPNCQTVLANEQVTSDNLCERCDSLVERRKMRQWFFRISDYNQRLLDGLDTIDWPEKTKAMQRYWIGKSEGTEISFKIGNRKEERGNSEKTPPNPPAQRGGGSEIRVFTTRADTLFGVTYVVMAPEHPLVKDVTTDEQRGAVEEYVQAALSLSEVDRQMEDRPKTGVFTGAYAIHPLTGDSVTVWVADYVIGSYGTGAVMAVPAHDTRDFAFAKTYGLPIKEVIRPDEKTPPSPPAQRGGGSDSEAPLNPPISADANGGRPEAAFTEYGVMFDSGEFSGLSSKDGIKKVGEKLKSLGLGEPTVTWHLRDWTVSRQRYWGAPIPMVHCEKCGTVPVPEDQLPVLLPENVEEYKPKGKSPLASVESFIKTSCPQCGGAAERDPDTMDTFVCSSWYYLRYPDAHLSDAPFDREHLKNMFPVDQYVGGPEHAMGHLIYSRFFAKVAKDAGWFPYEEPFSRLIHQGIILNNGERMSKSKGNTVAPEPVLERVGSDVLRCYLMFSGDYTQGGDWSEGGISGIERFVARVWRLGMAVADGKIEKSEAPLNPPISADVNGGRPEDAMPRDVERKLHQTIQAVGHDLQGFAFNTQLARLMELTNTIYGWVGSDLKDVQSSPAKVEAVETLVKLIAPSAPHLAEELWHVFGHLGSIFDESWPEFDAEKAKADTLTIAVQINGKLRETFEAAAGATKDELEKSALELDKIKAQLEGKQLAKVIVVPGKIVNLVVKG, from the coding sequence ATGACACCACCCAAACCTATATCCGAACAGGCTTACCCGTTTGCTGAAGTTGAATCCCGCTGGCAGTTGTGGTGGGAGGAAAACGGGATTTATAAATGGGGGCGTCGGGTGCCTTCGGGTGATGAAAAGACCCCCCCTAGCCCCCCCGCGCAGCGCGGAGGGGGATCAGAGGGTGCATCCGCTCGTTTAGAGGGATCGGATGCGCCTGAACATTTTACCCCCCCTAGCCCCCCCGGAGGACCGGGGGGGAATGCGGAACGTCCTAAGCACTATGTGCTGGTGATGTTCTCTTATCCTTCGGGGGATAAGCTGCACATGGGGCACTGGTACAACTTTGGGCCGACGGATAGTTATGCGCGGTTCAAGCGGATGCAGGGGTATGACGTGTTCGAACCGATGGGGTTTGACTCGTTCGGGCTGCCCGCTGAGAACTATGCGATTAAGACGGGGATTCATCCGGCGAAATCGACCGCGAATAACATCAAAGTTATGCGCGAGCAGCTCAAGAAAATCGGCGCGATGTACGATTGGGATTACGAGGTTGTGACGTCGTCGCCGGACTACTACAAGTGGACGCAGTGGTGGTTCCTCTTGATGTACAAGCGCGGGCTGGCCTATCAAAAAGACGCGCTGGTGAATTGGTGCCCGAACTGTCAGACGGTGTTGGCCAATGAGCAGGTGACTTCGGATAATCTTTGTGAGCGCTGCGACTCGCTGGTAGAGCGGCGAAAGATGAGGCAGTGGTTTTTCCGAATTTCCGACTATAACCAGAGACTGCTCGATGGACTTGATACCATTGACTGGCCGGAGAAGACGAAGGCCATGCAGCGGTATTGGATCGGGAAGTCGGAGGGGACGGAGATCTCCTTCAAAATAGGAAATAGGAAAGAGGAAAGAGGAAATTCAGAAAAGACCCCCCCTAACCCCCCCGCGCAGCGCGGAGGGGGATCAGAAATCAGAGTGTTTACTACGCGGGCGGATACGCTGTTTGGGGTTACTTACGTGGTTATGGCGCCGGAGCATCCACTGGTGAAGGACGTTACTACGGATGAGCAGAGGGGAGCTGTTGAGGAATATGTCCAGGCGGCTTTGAGTCTCTCTGAAGTCGATCGGCAGATGGAGGATCGTCCCAAGACGGGGGTGTTTACGGGAGCTTATGCGATTCATCCGCTAACCGGTGACTCTGTGACGGTTTGGGTGGCGGATTATGTGATTGGGTCGTACGGAACGGGCGCGGTGATGGCTGTGCCGGCGCATGACACTCGGGATTTTGCGTTTGCGAAGACGTACGGGTTGCCGATTAAGGAAGTGATTCGACCTGATGAAAAGACCCCCCCTAGCCCCCCCGCGCAGCGCGGAGGGGGATCAGACTCAGAAGCCCCCCTTAATCCCCCCATTTCCGCAGACGCAAATGGAGGGAGACCTGAAGCAGCATTCACTGAGTATGGGGTGATGTTTGATTCGGGGGAATTTTCGGGGTTGTCGTCTAAGGATGGAATTAAGAAGGTGGGGGAGAAGCTCAAATCACTTGGGCTGGGTGAACCTACCGTGACTTGGCATCTTAGGGATTGGACGGTGTCGCGGCAACGGTACTGGGGTGCACCGATTCCGATGGTGCACTGCGAGAAATGCGGGACGGTGCCGGTACCTGAGGATCAACTACCTGTTTTGCTGCCTGAGAATGTCGAAGAGTATAAGCCCAAGGGAAAATCGCCGCTGGCGAGTGTGGAGTCGTTTATCAAGACGTCGTGTCCGCAGTGCGGCGGTGCGGCCGAGCGAGATCCCGATACGATGGACACGTTCGTTTGTTCGTCGTGGTATTATCTTCGATATCCCGACGCGCATCTGTCCGACGCGCCGTTTGATAGAGAGCATCTCAAGAACATGTTTCCGGTCGATCAATATGTCGGTGGACCGGAACATGCGATGGGCCATTTGATTTACAGTCGCTTCTTTGCGAAGGTGGCGAAAGATGCCGGATGGTTTCCGTATGAAGAGCCGTTCTCGCGGCTGATTCATCAGGGGATCATCTTGAACAACGGCGAACGGATGTCGAAATCGAAGGGCAACACGGTCGCACCGGAGCCGGTTTTGGAGCGTGTCGGTTCAGATGTTTTGCGGTGTTACTTAATGTTCTCGGGTGACTATACGCAGGGGGGAGACTGGTCGGAAGGCGGGATCTCGGGGATTGAGAGATTTGTGGCGAGAGTTTGGCGATTGGGGATGGCGGTGGCGGACGGCAAGATCGAAAAATCCGAAGCCCCCCTTAATCCCCCCATTTCCGCAGACGTAAATGGGGGGAGACCGGAAGACGCCATGCCACGGGATGTTGAGAGGAAACTGCATCAGACAATTCAGGCTGTTGGGCATGACCTGCAGGGGTTTGCTTTTAATACTCAGCTTGCGCGGTTGATGGAACTGACGAATACGATTTATGGCTGGGTTGGATCCGATCTCAAGGACGTGCAATCGAGTCCGGCGAAGGTAGAAGCCGTGGAAACGCTGGTGAAGCTGATTGCGCCGTCGGCGCCGCATTTGGCCGAGGAGCTTTGGCATGTGTTCGGACATTTGGGATCGATCTTTGACGAATCCTGGCCGGAATTTGATGCTGAGAAAGCGAAAGCTGATACGCTGACGATTGCGGTGCAGATCAACGGGAAGCTGCGCGAGACGTTTGAGGCGGCGGCGGGCGCAACTAAAGACGAACTTGAAAAGTCGGCGCTGGAACTCGATAAGATTAAGGCGCAGCTCGAGGGCAAACAGCTTGCGAAGGTGATTGTGGTACCGGGGAAGATTGTGAATCTGGTCGTCAAAGGGTAG
- a CDS encoding DUF262 domain-containing protein produces MAVLRKIETNYVTIEELLKRPVSYRVPQYQRDFAWTEDETDVLWQDLVHAYENGEDEYFLGAIVTAMSESEIPSREIVDGQQRLAALSMVLSAISEYWANQSDQGRSDGLFYDFLGSKDRRTGKVLPKLSLNETDDPVFQKFVIQRNVASATDKKLWSSSNKLLVCAFDRFRKALSDWVGEYKEPEEAMLDLEEFVTKKVGIIHIEVEDNADAFVIFETLNDRGLDLAVSDLVKNYLFSKAGRTIERYSKSWRETSLLVGSENMTQFLRHHWLAFHELVREKDLYKSIRSEYANPPATREFIQEIRETADLYAALSNPEHVFWSDHPIEVQEHLEALLRFKAQQFRPVALAAMRKLSPDVTTKILRDLVVVTFRYTVIGSLGTGNLEKAYADAAAAITSGSAKSSKQVFAKLNKIYVDDNQFLTLFESKRMNKPLIARYILARINDTVGTSQEIRVAEDKGRVNLEHILPKKPDGRVWSGSYRNQDELAEVVDLLGNMTLLERGKNRDLGNSSFEVKRSKGFAKSALTLNTELCETLHWDAEAIRSRTKKLAQKACEIWRVGY; encoded by the coding sequence ATGGCAGTTCTGCGTAAAATTGAAACGAACTATGTTACGATAGAGGAGTTACTCAAACGACCAGTAAGCTATCGAGTTCCTCAGTATCAACGTGATTTTGCGTGGACAGAGGATGAGACCGATGTCTTATGGCAGGATCTAGTGCACGCATATGAAAATGGGGAAGATGAGTATTTTCTTGGTGCGATTGTCACTGCAATGTCTGAAAGTGAAATCCCTTCTCGCGAAATAGTAGATGGTCAACAGAGGTTGGCTGCTTTGTCTATGGTCCTCTCTGCAATCTCAGAATACTGGGCAAATCAGTCTGATCAAGGAAGATCTGATGGTTTGTTTTATGATTTTCTGGGTAGCAAAGACAGAAGAACTGGAAAGGTTCTACCAAAGCTGTCTCTAAATGAAACAGACGATCCAGTGTTTCAAAAATTTGTAATTCAACGAAATGTAGCTAGCGCTACGGACAAGAAACTTTGGTCATCTTCAAACAAACTGTTAGTATGTGCATTTGATCGATTTAGAAAAGCGCTTAGCGACTGGGTGGGAGAATACAAAGAACCTGAAGAAGCCATGCTGGATTTGGAAGAGTTCGTTACGAAAAAAGTAGGGATTATTCATATTGAAGTAGAGGATAACGCAGACGCTTTTGTAATTTTTGAAACGCTTAATGACAGAGGCCTTGATTTGGCAGTTTCTGATCTTGTAAAGAACTATTTGTTCTCGAAAGCAGGCCGTACTATTGAAAGATACTCGAAAAGTTGGCGAGAAACTTCGTTGCTTGTTGGAAGTGAGAACATGACTCAGTTCTTAAGACATCATTGGCTTGCTTTCCATGAACTGGTTCGTGAGAAGGACTTGTATAAGAGCATAAGGAGTGAGTATGCGAATCCTCCCGCTACGCGCGAGTTTATCCAGGAAATCCGGGAGACCGCTGACTTGTATGCAGCACTTTCAAATCCTGAACACGTGTTTTGGTCAGATCACCCGATTGAAGTTCAAGAGCATCTTGAGGCACTTTTGCGTTTTAAGGCTCAGCAATTTAGACCTGTTGCACTAGCGGCGATGAGAAAACTGTCACCGGACGTGACCACAAAGATCCTTCGTGACCTTGTGGTAGTGACTTTTAGATACACTGTGATTGGTTCACTTGGAACTGGAAATCTGGAAAAGGCATATGCAGATGCCGCGGCAGCCATAACGTCAGGAAGTGCGAAATCGTCGAAGCAGGTGTTCGCAAAACTTAATAAGATATATGTTGATGACAACCAATTTCTGACCCTTTTTGAGTCGAAACGAATGAACAAGCCGTTGATTGCACGTTATATTCTTGCACGGATCAATGATACCGTTGGGACATCTCAAGAAATTAGAGTGGCTGAGGACAAGGGAAGAGTTAATCTTGAACACATACTTCCTAAGAAGCCAGATGGTCGTGTGTGGTCGGGTTCCTATCGGAATCAAGATGAACTTGCGGAAGTAGTAGATTTACTTGGTAACATGACTCTTCTGGAGCGCGGGAAGAATCGTGATCTTGGAAACTCTAGTTTTGAAGTGAAGCGTTCAAAAGGATTCGCAAAGTCTGCACTTACTTTAAACACTGAGTTGTGTGAAACTTTGCACTGGGATGCTGAAGCCATTAGGTCTCGTACCAAGAAACTGGCCCAAAAGGCATGCGAAATTTGGCGCGTAGGCTATTGA
- a CDS encoding GNAT family N-acetyltransferase, whose amino-acid sequence MNTARLELRLQSPAEVLAWVESLPAAEQVDVSPEWLKKVKLATEPDPWLCQFQIVRAADGVVLGSCGFSGAPDAAGMVEIAYAIAEEFRGQGYATEAAEGLVMFAKSQLTVSVVRAHTKADNPASGAVLKKAGFVFVGDFVDPEDGEVRRWEKI is encoded by the coding sequence GTGAACACTGCGCGGCTTGAACTTCGTTTGCAATCGCCTGCTGAGGTGTTAGCGTGGGTGGAGTCACTGCCTGCTGCTGAGCAAGTGGACGTTTCTCCCGAGTGGTTGAAAAAGGTGAAACTGGCGACGGAGCCTGATCCGTGGTTGTGCCAGTTTCAGATTGTGCGCGCGGCGGATGGAGTGGTGTTGGGTTCGTGCGGATTCAGTGGGGCGCCGGATGCCGCGGGGATGGTGGAGATTGCCTATGCGATAGCTGAAGAGTTTCGCGGCCAAGGGTATGCGACGGAAGCGGCAGAGGGACTTGTGATGTTTGCGAAGAGCCAGCTAACCGTGTCGGTCGTGCGCGCGCATACGAAGGCGGATAATCCGGCGTCTGGAGCCGTGCTCAAGAAGGCGGGGTTTGTGTTTGTGGGGGATTTTGTGGATCCGGAGGATGGGGAGGTGCGGAGGTGGGAAAAGATATAG
- a CDS encoding alpha/beta hydrolase has translation MRQSLTLEFEEYSLAAEMLLRGESVSDPAIVLLHDALGCMATWKEFPERLFEATGLDVVMFDRRGHGVSSPLSDEKRTSAYLEEDARRLPEILDRLGVRRAILVGHSDGGSIALVAAALYPERVASVVSIAAHVLLEEITIEGVKHTVATAGETRLLERLRKYHGEKTERLYSVWHETWLNPAHREWNLFSYLPKIVCPVLVMQGELDEYGSREQVERIVRGVGGSARSVMFAGVGHAPQRECLGDVVGEICEHCAA, from the coding sequence GTGCGGCAATCCCTAACGCTTGAGTTTGAAGAGTATTCGCTCGCGGCGGAGATGTTGCTGCGTGGTGAATCGGTGAGCGATCCGGCGATTGTGTTGTTACATGACGCGCTGGGGTGTATGGCGACTTGGAAGGAATTCCCCGAGCGGCTCTTTGAGGCTACTGGGTTGGATGTGGTGATGTTTGATCGGCGGGGGCATGGGGTGTCTTCGCCGCTTTCAGATGAGAAACGCACGAGCGCGTATTTGGAAGAAGATGCGCGGAGGTTGCCGGAGATTTTGGATCGGCTTGGAGTTCGGCGCGCGATTTTGGTGGGGCATAGTGATGGGGGATCGATTGCGCTGGTGGCGGCCGCTTTGTATCCTGAGCGAGTTGCTTCTGTGGTTTCGATTGCGGCGCATGTGCTGCTGGAAGAAATTACGATTGAGGGTGTGAAGCACACGGTGGCGACAGCGGGGGAGACGCGGCTCTTGGAACGGCTGCGCAAGTATCACGGGGAGAAGACTGAGCGGCTCTACTCTGTTTGGCATGAGACTTGGCTGAATCCTGCGCATCGCGAGTGGAATTTGTTTTCGTATTTGCCGAAGATTGTTTGTCCGGTGTTGGTGATGCAGGGGGAACTCGATGAATATGGATCGAGGGAGCAGGTGGAGCGGATTGTGAGGGGCGTGGGGGGGAGTGCGCGGAGTGTGATGTTTGCGGGGGTGGGGCATGCGCCGCAGAGGGAATGTCTGGGGGATGTGGTTGGGGAGATTTGTGAACACTGCGCGGCTTGA
- a CDS encoding DedA family protein, which yields MEFLSTIIDIFLHLDVHLGEVIKDYGTLTYFILFAIIFCETGLVVTPFLPGDSLLFAAGAFAALGSLELPLLLGILYLAPILGDSTNYWIGRFIGPKVYSANSRWVKREYIDKTHAFYEKHGGKTIVVARFMPIFRTFAPFVAGIGKMNYLRFFTFSVFGTLLWITACVVAGYYFGNIPFVKKNFSLVIFAIIGISVLPMVIHLAQDWLKKRRAAIPNA from the coding sequence TTGGAATTTCTCTCTACAATAATAGATATCTTCCTGCATCTTGACGTTCACCTTGGAGAGGTGATCAAAGACTACGGGACACTCACGTATTTTATCTTGTTCGCGATCATTTTTTGCGAGACGGGGTTGGTGGTGACGCCGTTTTTGCCGGGGGATTCGCTGCTGTTTGCGGCGGGCGCATTTGCGGCTTTGGGGTCGCTTGAGTTGCCGCTGTTGTTGGGGATTCTCTATCTTGCTCCGATTTTGGGGGACTCGACGAACTATTGGATCGGGAGATTTATCGGGCCGAAGGTTTATAGTGCGAATTCGCGGTGGGTGAAACGGGAGTATATTGACAAAACGCACGCGTTTTATGAGAAGCACGGTGGAAAGACGATTGTGGTTGCGCGGTTCATGCCGATTTTTCGGACGTTCGCGCCGTTTGTGGCAGGGATTGGGAAGATGAATTACTTGAGGTTTTTCACGTTTAGTGTGTTTGGAACTTTGCTGTGGATTACGGCGTGTGTCGTGGCGGGATATTACTTCGGAAACATTCCATTTGTGAAGAAGAATTTCTCGCTGGTGATTTTCGCGATTATCGGGATTTCGGTTTTGCCGATGGTGATTCACCTGGCTCAGGACTGGTTGAAGAAGAGACGTGCGGCAATCCCTAACGCTTGA
- a CDS encoding VTT domain-containing protein: MDSLSQLAQFFSNLDTRLEQVAIQYGAWTYLIIFATVFAETGLIIAAFLPGDTLLFAAGTFAGAGHLNIFELAVGIHFAAICGDSANYWISRKLGHDVLVKWTKLIRPGYLRKASSFYRKNGTKAVLVSRFVPTFRTFVPFIAGLSKMKYSRFLVASVVGSALWVSVFVFGGYFFGSIPWVRKNFVFAIVIVGTATVVPSVIGVVRALMKRRSERDKRTN; encoded by the coding sequence ATGGACTCACTCTCACAACTCGCTCAATTTTTTTCAAATCTTGACACGCGCCTTGAGCAGGTTGCGATTCAGTATGGTGCGTGGACATACTTGATTATTTTCGCAACGGTTTTCGCCGAAACGGGATTAATCATCGCTGCGTTCCTTCCTGGCGATACACTGTTGTTTGCGGCAGGGACGTTTGCAGGGGCGGGACATTTGAATATTTTTGAGTTGGCCGTAGGGATTCACTTCGCGGCGATTTGCGGAGATAGTGCGAACTATTGGATTTCGCGGAAGCTCGGGCACGACGTGCTCGTCAAGTGGACGAAACTGATCCGGCCGGGGTACCTTCGCAAAGCATCGTCGTTTTACCGCAAAAACGGAACGAAGGCCGTGCTGGTGTCGAGATTTGTGCCGACATTCCGGACGTTCGTGCCGTTTATTGCGGGGCTTTCGAAAATGAAATACTCGCGATTTCTGGTGGCGAGTGTGGTCGGATCGGCGTTGTGGGTCTCGGTGTTTGTGTTCGGAGGATATTTCTTCGGGTCGATTCCGTGGGTACGCAAAAATTTTGTATTTGCGATTGTAATTGTAGGAACGGCGACAGTTGTTCCGAGCGTGATTGGAGTTGTGCGGGCATTGATGAAAAGACGATCTGAAAGAGACAAGCGGACAAACTGA
- a CDS encoding protein-L-isoaspartate(D-aspartate) O-methyltransferase, with translation MRNYKLSRDEMVLTQLQRRGITDSRVLDAMRQVKRHEFVDQAFQNRAYEDTPLPIDSGQTISQPFIVAKMTELLNVQPNDRILEIGTGSGYQAAILCVLAGKVFTIERHFGLAKEARARLEAAGLSNVVVKHGDGTIGWSEHAPFDKIIITASAPNLPKTLSKQLKEGGRMIFPMGAGREQVLQIADKVDGELQIQEMGMVSFVPLIGREGFSDPGSDPRQYMSGRSAVR, from the coding sequence ATGAGAAACTATAAGTTATCCAGAGACGAAATGGTCCTCACGCAGCTTCAGCGGAGAGGGATCACAGATAGCCGTGTGCTCGATGCCATGCGGCAGGTGAAGCGGCACGAGTTTGTGGATCAGGCCTTCCAGAACCGAGCTTACGAAGATACTCCGCTACCGATTGACAGCGGGCAGACCATCAGCCAGCCGTTTATTGTCGCGAAGATGACGGAACTACTCAATGTCCAGCCGAATGACCGGATTTTGGAGATTGGCACGGGGTCAGGATACCAGGCTGCGATACTGTGCGTGCTGGCTGGAAAAGTCTTTACGATTGAACGGCACTTTGGTCTTGCGAAAGAGGCTCGGGCGAGACTTGAAGCGGCGGGTTTATCGAATGTGGTGGTGAAACACGGTGACGGCACGATCGGTTGGTCGGAGCACGCACCGTTTGACAAGATTATTATTACGGCGTCCGCACCGAATTTGCCGAAAACTCTTTCCAAGCAATTGAAAGAGGGAGGGCGAATGATTTTCCCGATGGGTGCGGGGCGCGAGCAAGTCTTGCAGATCGCCGACAAAGTTGACGGCGAACTGCAGATCCAAGAAATGGGTATGGTCTCTTTCGTGCCGTTGATTGGCCGAGAGGGATTCAGTGATCCGGGATCGGATCCGAGACAATATATGTCGGGGCGTAGCGCAGTCCGGTAG
- a CDS encoding class I SAM-dependent rRNA methyltransferase, whose amino-acid sequence MSSRYPNVVLKKGAESRVFGGHLWIFSNELQDGFQSLEPGQFVRVVDSRERFYGIGSVNPHSLISVRLFSRDEVIVDREFVWQRLDAALNARQKMFGDARVCRIVFSEADGLPGIIVDLFGELVVYQVLTAGAEALEKHFCDWILDRLGAKVIVAANDSSMRSLEGLGQERKVVHGTIDETFEFEQDGLRLLADPIAGQKTGYFLDQRLNRKLTQSFVRGGEEFLDLFCYTGAFGAYALQAGVATSTYVDGSERALSLVKQVVLMNGFEERARYVKTDIFDWLKDVAQQYDIVSLDPPALAKSRSKATVALRAYRDLNARAMKWVKPGGLLLTSSCSGLISRVNWRKALEEAAFKSRRTVRFLAFGTQAPDHPVLAAMPETEYLKFAVAQVL is encoded by the coding sequence ATGAGTTCACGTTATCCTAATGTTGTGCTGAAGAAAGGCGCGGAGTCGCGCGTCTTTGGAGGACATCTGTGGATTTTTTCGAATGAACTTCAGGACGGATTTCAGTCGCTCGAGCCGGGACAGTTTGTGCGAGTGGTCGATAGCCGCGAGAGGTTTTACGGCATCGGCTCGGTGAATCCGCACAGTTTGATTTCGGTCAGACTTTTTTCACGTGATGAAGTAATTGTCGACCGCGAATTTGTTTGGCAGAGATTGGATGCTGCGTTGAACGCGCGGCAGAAAATGTTTGGCGATGCACGTGTTTGTCGCATCGTGTTTAGTGAAGCGGACGGGTTACCGGGGATCATCGTCGATCTATTTGGCGAGCTTGTGGTCTATCAAGTTTTGACTGCGGGCGCTGAGGCGCTGGAAAAGCACTTTTGTGATTGGATTCTCGATAGACTAGGTGCGAAAGTTATTGTTGCGGCAAATGACTCTTCGATGAGATCGCTTGAGGGACTTGGGCAAGAAAGAAAAGTCGTTCATGGTACAATTGATGAGACATTTGAGTTTGAGCAGGATGGGCTGAGACTACTTGCCGATCCCATTGCCGGACAGAAAACGGGATATTTTTTGGATCAGAGACTCAATCGCAAGTTGACGCAGAGTTTTGTGCGCGGCGGCGAGGAGTTTCTCGATTTGTTTTGTTACACGGGAGCATTTGGAGCATACGCCTTGCAAGCAGGGGTTGCGACTTCGACTTATGTCGACGGTTCGGAGCGCGCACTATCTTTGGTTAAACAAGTTGTCTTAATGAACGGCTTTGAAGAACGCGCACGTTATGTAAAAACCGACATATTCGATTGGCTAAAGGATGTCGCGCAGCAATACGATATTGTCAGTTTGGATCCGCCGGCGCTGGCGAAGAGTCGGAGCAAGGCGACCGTTGCGCTGCGCGCTTATCGTGATCTAAATGCGCGTGCGATGAAGTGGGTGAAGCCAGGAGGATTGTTGTTGACGTCGAGTTGTTCGGGTTTAATATCGCGCGTAAACTGGAGAAAGGCACTCGAGGAAGCGGCGTTCAAAAGCCGGCGAACTGTCAGGTTTTTGGCCTTCGGGACGCAGGCGCCGGATCACCCGGTGCTGGCTGCGATGCCCGAAACGGAGTATTTGAAATTCGCTGTTGCTCAGGTGCTCTAA